Genomic DNA from Deinococcus sonorensis KR-87:
TGCAGCCGCACCCGCCCGAGCCGGTCAGCGGTCCGGACGAAAAAGCGCTGGCCGGACAGGGCCGGCGTTACCGGCAGCACCCGGCGGACCAGCCGGGCGACCGGATGGCGCTCGATGTCCGGCGGCGTGTCCTCCTGATGCCGCTGCATCAGCAGGCGCAGGCCGGTGATCACCAGGAAGGCCCCGAAGATCCACAGCACCCAGTCGAAGCCGGACACCAGGGCGGCGCCGACACCGATCATGACGCCGCGCAGCACGATCACGCCCAGAATGCCCCAGAACAGCACCCGGTGCTGGTACTGGCGCGGGATGGCCAGCGCCGTGAAGATCAGGCTGATGACAAAGACGTTGTCGAGCGACAGGGCCTTCTCGACGGCAAACGCGGTGTAGTACTGCACGGCCCGCTGGGCGCCCAGCGAGAACCACACCCACACCCCGAAGAGCAGGGCCACCGAGATGTAAAACATGCTCAGGCGGAGGCTGGCCGCGATCCCGATCTCCTGCGCCGGATCTTCATCCTCACGCTCGGCGTGCCCGGGGCGCCGCCGGCTCAGCAGGCCCAGGTCGAAGGCCAGCAACCCAAGAATCAGGGTCAGAAAGACCACCCACATCCAGGCGGGGGTGCCCAGCCACGTGGCATCGACGACGTTCATTCCGTTTCCTTTCGGAACCGCTGGGGAGGGACCGGGCGCACAGGCGGGACAGCGTTCCACCATGCCTGGGCAGTCGCTTCGCAGCGTTCCTGCCCAGGTCTGGCCCTCGCTCGACGCACCGGGAAGACGATGTCCTCCGTACTGACGGTCGCGTCGTCCTCAGCGTCGCTGAGGCGGTTACTCCCCTGGATACGCTCAGTGTCGAGGAGACACATGAACTCCTGATGTCCCCAAGTCCATGCGGATGTTTATCCAAGCTTCCGGCCATGGATCGCTAACGAAGATGCTTCACCACGTGCTCCACAGCTGGACCGGAGGAGGCCGCTGCGAGGTTTGACGCCGATGAGAGCAGCGTACGCCACTGCAACGCCTGGACGTGCGAAGGGCGATTGAGATCACGTGCGTGCCGGCTGGCTTGTGGTGAGCGGCCGCGTCGTGCTCGCCGGGTCATGCCTCGAACGAACACAGGCGCGCTTCAGGCGGCTCGAACGCCTGTCTCAAGGTTGGATGAGCGGGGACACCCGCATGTGCGGCCCGAGGTGGCCTCCTGGCGGGGTACGGTCGTGGTGGCCCACGATTCACACTCCACCGTCTTCACCCGGCGGGCCGGGAGGAATGCATGAAGAAGCGCACCGCGCCCCTCGTCCTGTCTCTGTTGCTCGCCGCCTGCGGTCAGCAGTCCAGCTCCCCCACCGCCGCGGACGACCCCTGGGCCGCGGAATACGCCGCCCATCCCTCGGACCCCTGGGTGTCCACCCACCTGTCCGCCCTGAGCCTGACGTCTGGCACCAACACCCTGGGCTACGAAAAGCCCACGTATGCCACGAGCGGCTGGGGTCCGATTGAAGTGAACCGCAGCAACGGCGGCCGCGCCCAGCTGGACGGAAACCCGCTCACCATGGGCGGTGAAGTGTACAGCAAGGGCTACGGCGTGCACTCCAACTCGGAGCTGCGCTATGACCTCACCGGCACCGGCGCCACCTGCACCCAGTTCTCGGCGTTGGTCGGCATCGACAACGAAGTCGGCAGCAAGGGCAGCGTGGTCTTTCAGGTGTGGGCCGATGGCGTGAAGGTGGCGGACAGCGGCGTGATCTACGGCAGTTTCCCGGCCAGGCGGATCAC
This window encodes:
- a CDS encoding TerC family protein; its protein translation is MNVVDATWLGTPAWMWVVFLTLILGLLAFDLGLLSRRRPGHAEREDEDPAQEIGIAASLRLSMFYISVALLFGVWVWFSLGAQRAVQYYTAFAVEKALSLDNVFVISLIFTALAIPRQYQHRVLFWGILGVIVLRGVMIGVGAALVSGFDWVLWIFGAFLVITGLRLLMQRHQEDTPPDIERHPVARLVRRVLPVTPALSGQRFFVRTADRLGRVRLHATPLLLALAMVEVADVVFAVDSIPAVFAITQEPFLVYTSNIFAILGLRALYFALAALVHRFSGLKPALALVLVFIGAKIFYSHFFGKLDPLISLGVTLSILAGGMVYSLWRTRAGGTTSLR